In Candidatus Nitronauta litoralis, one DNA window encodes the following:
- a CDS encoding CBS domain-containing protein translates to MQILRDYMSSPVISVSPEATIFDAAAIMAEKKVGCLLVEDGDDYSGMITRSDIINRVLAKSKDPGMVKVDEVCTRPMLTMDYLLTVQETKDKLLRKKIKRLAVTERGKIVGVFSIKDLIKT, encoded by the coding sequence ATGCAAATTTTACGTGATTATATGAGCAGCCCGGTGATAAGCGTTTCCCCGGAAGCAACTATTTTTGATGCGGCCGCGATTATGGCGGAAAAAAAGGTTGGTTGCCTGCTGGTCGAGGATGGGGATGATTATTCCGGGATGATCACCCGCTCTGACATAATCAATAGAGTGCTGGCTAAATCAAAAGACCCTGGAATGGTAAAGGTTGACGAAGTTTGTACTCGTCCTATGTTGACAATGGATTACCTGTTAACAGTTCAGGAAACGAAAGACAAACTTCTTCGAAAAAAAATAAAACGACTGGCCGTAACTGAAAGAGGCAAGATTGTTGGAGTATTTTCTATTAAAGACCTTATAAAAACCTGA
- a CDS encoding glycosyltransferase family 4 protein, whose translation MRILLTANGSPWTRNKGGGTLAVHHLATAFSRRGHEVTVLYGRRPKDPHPPGLSYSVEWAKFYQVATINLNIFSFGKKIKRLIETGSFDLVHGNAEEALFAPTHCRKAKIPFFYTSHANFLPSEGLLQSIGRPLRLLKSVNTHLERATAQSADLVFTFSEFSKNLVVEALDALSPGKVKVVSPGVSSEWYEVKREKGQKKQLILWGRMADQKGIPELLQAFKIVREYFSDIKLLLVGEGALREEYMSKALRLGISEAVSFEGWKDEATIRKMASESLAGVFPSRIESFGLAIAEAMATGLPVIATRVGALPEFIINGKTGNLVAPGNIEELAAKLIECISDPDRMEMFGAAAKIDIRKKFCWDNTAEIIENEYDRIIKKRLEPGRR comes from the coding sequence ATGCGTATCCTTTTAACTGCAAATGGTTCTCCCTGGACTCGAAACAAAGGGGGGGGGACATTGGCGGTTCATCATCTCGCGACAGCTTTTTCAAGGCGTGGGCATGAGGTCACCGTGTTATATGGTCGTAGGCCTAAGGACCCACATCCACCCGGGCTTTCTTATTCTGTAGAGTGGGCAAAGTTCTATCAAGTCGCTACCATAAATCTGAATATTTTTTCTTTCGGAAAAAAAATTAAACGTTTAATTGAAACCGGTAGTTTTGATCTGGTTCATGGAAACGCTGAAGAAGCTCTGTTTGCACCCACCCATTGTAGAAAAGCTAAGATCCCATTCTTTTATACATCTCATGCTAATTTTCTGCCCTCGGAGGGATTGCTCCAAAGTATTGGCCGTCCCTTACGGTTACTGAAATCAGTCAATACCCACCTTGAAAGAGCAACGGCCCAGAGCGCTGATCTGGTTTTTACCTTTAGTGAATTTTCAAAAAATCTGGTGGTAGAAGCTCTTGATGCACTGAGTCCTGGAAAAGTAAAAGTTGTTTCTCCAGGTGTGTCCTCTGAATGGTATGAGGTGAAGAGAGAGAAGGGTCAGAAAAAACAATTAATACTGTGGGGGCGCATGGCAGATCAAAAAGGGATTCCGGAGCTCCTCCAAGCTTTCAAAATAGTCCGTGAATATTTTAGCGATATTAAATTACTTTTGGTGGGCGAAGGTGCACTTCGAGAGGAATACATGAGCAAGGCTTTACGCCTGGGAATAAGTGAGGCCGTCTCATTTGAGGGTTGGAAAGATGAGGCGACCATCAGAAAAATGGCCTCCGAAAGTCTTGCGGGAGTATTCCCCTCAAGGATTGAAAGTTTTGGACTGGCTATTGCGGAAGCGATGGCAACCGGTTTGCCTGTAATCGCCACAAGAGTGGGGGCACTCCCTGAATTCATCATCAATGGAAAAACGGGAAATCTGGTTGCGCCAGGTAATATTGAGGAGCTTGCAGCAAAGTTGATTGAATGTATTTCTGACCCTGACAGGATGGAGATGTTTGGAGCGGCGGCAAAAATAGACATTCGAAAGAAATTTTGTTGGGACAATACCGCGGAGATCATCGAAAATGAATACGATCGGATAATTAAAAAACGCCTGGAACCTGGGCGGCGGTAA
- a CDS encoding class I SAM-dependent methyltransferase, with product MTVSTGFGWSPYKRLLNKIPPLALQSKTLCPFCRAGGGLELVCTHDLQCFEDRDGQNRFTHRVAFCDSCGMVYTDPWFTREGARWLMERAGASYGYCDPEERVDWVLSMAPEVRSVLDLGCGDGSFLGGFPEGFTLSGFETDEKMVLSGRLKFPHIRFVQQDLENPSIFPQADLITIFHFLEHLSSPLEFLRLLRKETRSTSRLLVEVPVLDRAVETHGPDICGFFSVPHRSHFSRNTLVRMLSEAGWKVDQKLDLQGNGFRVLASPTEQRECVSDRMDLKNEEEMALEYVECRENSIRKVQAVVDLLPENGNFLIWGGGHHTEFLGRLTSLFSGKRLFLIVDNDPVKSGSFIHGIPIVEPSALNPEQWQSGDLKVIISSYSWQESIFKDLVKLGVNPSQIIQLYS from the coding sequence ATGACTGTCTCAACCGGCTTTGGTTGGAGTCCTTACAAAAGACTCCTGAATAAAATTCCTCCCTTAGCGTTGCAATCCAAAACCCTCTGCCCGTTTTGCAGGGCTGGCGGTGGTTTGGAGCTTGTTTGCACGCACGATCTTCAATGCTTTGAAGATCGGGATGGGCAGAATCGTTTTACCCATCGAGTCGCATTTTGTGATAGCTGCGGAATGGTATACACCGACCCTTGGTTTACTCGGGAAGGTGCGCGTTGGCTGATGGAACGGGCCGGTGCAAGCTATGGATATTGTGATCCGGAAGAACGGGTCGACTGGGTTCTAAGTATGGCCCCTGAAGTCAGGTCAGTTTTAGACCTGGGTTGTGGTGATGGCTCCTTCCTGGGAGGTTTTCCTGAAGGCTTCACCCTTTCAGGTTTTGAGACGGACGAGAAAATGGTGCTTTCTGGCCGGTTGAAATTTCCCCATATCCGATTTGTCCAGCAAGACCTCGAAAACCCTTCCATCTTTCCTCAAGCTGATCTGATCACTATATTCCATTTTCTTGAACACCTGTCATCTCCACTGGAGTTTTTACGGTTGTTGAGGAAAGAAACAAGATCAACTTCACGTTTACTTGTTGAAGTTCCCGTTCTGGACAGGGCGGTTGAGACACATGGGCCTGATATATGTGGATTTTTTTCAGTTCCCCATAGATCACATTTCAGCCGAAATACACTTGTGCGAATGCTCTCGGAAGCTGGGTGGAAAGTTGACCAAAAACTGGATTTACAGGGGAACGGTTTTCGAGTTCTGGCTTCACCAACTGAACAGAGGGAATGTGTATCCGATAGGATGGATCTCAAAAATGAAGAAGAAATGGCTTTGGAATATGTTGAATGCAGGGAAAATTCTATAAGAAAAGTCCAGGCGGTTGTTGACCTCTTACCGGAAAATGGAAACTTTCTTATCTGGGGAGGAGGGCATCACACAGAATTCCTGGGGCGTTTGACTTCATTGTTTTCCGGAAAGCGGCTGTTTCTGATTGTGGATAATGATCCTGTGAAATCTGGAAGCTTCATTCACGGTATCCCTATTGTGGAGCCTTCTGCACTGAACCCGGAGCAATGGCAGTCCGGTGACTTAAAAGTTATCATTTCATCATATTCGTGGCAGGAATCCATTTTCAAGGATCTGGTTAAGTTGGGCGTCAATCCATCTCAAATCATCCAGTTGTATTCTTAG
- a CDS encoding formate/nitrite transporter family protein, with protein MFQAEINNLNEIAQNKIKYLDRSPLGYFVLSCLAGIYVGFGILLIFSVGGPIHVAGGGAYLKLIMGASFGIALSLVIFAGSELFTGNNMTMVIGGLNRVVRWSAVLKLFLICYLGNLAGSIFIAGLMVQSGSLTHGAVDLLLKVGESKMTVGGWELFVRGVLCNWLVCLAVWTSSRMQGDAAKLIMIFWCLFAFIASGFEHCVANMTVLGLTLMLPHGEMITFSGFGHNLIWVSFGNMVGGAVFVGMVYWFASRPVDKEKATPLTPLEIVEAPSSQGNQLIKV; from the coding sequence ATGTTTCAGGCGGAAATTAATAATTTGAATGAGATTGCCCAAAATAAAATCAAGTATCTGGACAGATCTCCTTTGGGCTACTTTGTTTTGTCCTGTCTTGCAGGGATTTATGTCGGGTTTGGCATTCTCTTGATATTTTCCGTTGGAGGGCCGATCCATGTTGCTGGTGGTGGCGCTTATTTGAAGCTGATCATGGGGGCCAGTTTTGGCATCGCATTGAGTCTTGTCATATTTGCAGGGTCTGAACTGTTTACAGGAAATAATATGACGATGGTCATTGGTGGGCTCAATAGAGTGGTTCGATGGAGCGCGGTACTCAAGTTGTTTCTCATCTGCTACCTGGGGAATCTGGCGGGCTCCATATTCATTGCCGGCTTGATGGTGCAATCTGGAAGCCTTACTCATGGAGCCGTCGACCTCCTATTGAAAGTTGGAGAAAGTAAAATGACCGTTGGAGGTTGGGAGTTGTTTGTTCGGGGAGTTTTATGTAATTGGCTGGTCTGCCTTGCTGTCTGGACTTCTTCCCGAATGCAGGGAGACGCGGCCAAACTTATCATGATCTTCTGGTGCCTGTTTGCTTTCATCGCTTCCGGATTCGAACATTGTGTAGCCAATATGACAGTTCTTGGACTTACCCTTATGTTGCCACATGGGGAAATGATTACATTTTCGGGTTTTGGTCACAACCTGATCTGGGTAAGCTTTGGAAACATGGTGGGAGGAGCTGTATTTGTCGGCATGGTATATTGGTTTGCCAGTCGCCCTGTCGACAAGGAAAAAGCGACCCCTCTAACTCCCTTGGAAATAGTTGAAGCTCCATCATCCCAGGGAAATCAATTGATAAAGGTTTGA
- a CDS encoding ferredoxin--nitrite reductase codes for MNKVEKFKSEKDSLEIKKDLARFGQEGWQSISEEDIHRLKWYGLFLRKPTPGLFMVRVRIPNGMTYSHQVKALADIAENYGNGVIDITTRQQIQLRSLKIEDVLAVFEIMESVGLSSLQTGMDNVRNIMGCSVAGLQSTEILDGMPQVMAMTQHILENKEFTNLPRKFNMSISGCPHNCVEAETQDLALIPARKIIEGETLTGFNVLGGGKLGSGGYRIATPLDIFVKPDEVVEVCDAIIRIYRDFGDRETRTANRFAFLLEEWGEGRFRKELVQVLERDLMTAGTDAREQKKNDHIGIFRQKQPGMNFVGLKVVTGRISASSFRQAAVLAERYGTGDIRLSPSQNLILPHVPDKKLGDLLEEPLLKELLYAPFGMTRHLVSCVGSDYCSMATIETKSRAVKVSRELEKRMEEITPLSIHWSGCPAGCGNHLVADIGLLGKRTRVKGEIVDAVDVFVGGRTGPNAQLATRIMENIPCEDLPDVLQHLVPFHTREKMHPVRKRRKARGIRMPESEGQNREPVSTT; via the coding sequence ATGAATAAAGTGGAAAAATTCAAGAGTGAAAAGGATAGCCTGGAAATAAAAAAGGACCTCGCCCGGTTTGGTCAGGAAGGGTGGCAATCCATTTCAGAAGAAGATATCCACCGGCTCAAATGGTATGGCCTGTTTCTCAGAAAACCGACACCGGGTTTGTTTATGGTCCGTGTTCGAATTCCCAATGGAATGACTTATTCACATCAAGTGAAAGCTTTGGCAGACATTGCGGAAAACTACGGAAATGGTGTGATCGATATCACCACACGTCAACAAATCCAGCTTAGAAGTTTGAAGATTGAAGATGTGCTGGCCGTATTTGAAATTATGGAGTCTGTCGGATTGAGTTCGCTTCAGACGGGTATGGATAATGTACGCAACATTATGGGTTGTTCCGTTGCTGGCCTTCAATCAACTGAGATTTTGGACGGAATGCCTCAGGTAATGGCGATGACCCAGCATATTCTGGAGAACAAAGAATTCACCAACTTGCCCAGGAAATTCAATATGTCAATCTCGGGATGTCCGCACAATTGTGTAGAGGCTGAAACCCAGGATCTGGCTTTAATTCCGGCCAGGAAAATTATCGAGGGTGAAACACTCACGGGTTTTAACGTTCTGGGTGGAGGAAAACTGGGGTCCGGTGGGTATCGCATTGCCACACCACTGGATATTTTTGTTAAGCCAGATGAAGTTGTTGAGGTGTGTGATGCCATTATTCGCATTTATCGCGATTTCGGTGATCGAGAGACACGAACCGCAAATCGATTTGCTTTTCTTCTGGAGGAATGGGGCGAAGGCCGGTTCCGAAAGGAACTAGTGCAAGTGCTGGAGCGAGATTTGATGACAGCGGGCACAGATGCACGTGAACAAAAAAAAAATGACCATATTGGAATTTTCAGACAGAAGCAGCCGGGAATGAATTTTGTGGGTTTGAAGGTTGTGACCGGGAGGATATCTGCCTCCAGTTTCAGACAGGCTGCGGTTTTAGCGGAGCGCTATGGGACTGGGGACATAAGGCTTTCTCCAAGCCAGAATCTCATCCTGCCACATGTTCCTGATAAAAAGCTGGGAGACTTGCTTGAAGAACCTCTTTTAAAAGAGCTTTTGTATGCTCCCTTCGGGATGACCCGCCATTTGGTGAGTTGCGTTGGATCCGATTATTGTTCCATGGCCACTATAGAAACGAAATCAAGAGCGGTTAAGGTTTCGCGTGAACTCGAAAAGCGAATGGAGGAAATCACCCCGTTATCCATTCACTGGTCCGGTTGTCCTGCAGGTTGCGGTAATCATCTTGTTGCGGACATTGGTCTTCTTGGAAAACGCACGCGGGTAAAAGGAGAAATAGTCGATGCAGTGGATGTGTTCGTCGGGGGGCGTACAGGTCCAAACGCTCAACTGGCCACTCGTATCATGGAGAATATTCCATGCGAAGATTTGCCCGATGTCTTACAGCACCTGGTTCCTTTTCATACCCGGGAAAAAATGCATCCAGTTCGAAAAAGAAGGAAAGCTCGTGGAATACGAATGCCGGAATCAGAAGGTCAAAATAGAGAACCGGTTTCCACTACTTGA
- a CDS encoding class I SAM-dependent methyltransferase yields the protein MDCRICKRPSGLFFENGRRFFKCPDCWFIFSPDHVSEIEEEAHYKKQWGEAEPDSWLSKAQVLLNVIMQYTKPESILDFGSGCGSLAKALNEMGVSTTPLEPMVHGYLKDQNYSRKFDAVIGVEVIEHLPDPWVELKELEKILAPGGVMVFSTLLTNSFIEHPQAPEHFKQWWYKDDPTHVGFYCNRALDKLSILGKYDIDVFADQLFAIRKTEISSS from the coding sequence TGGAAGAAGGTTTTTCAAATGCCCCGATTGCTGGTTCATATTTTCCCCGGATCATGTTTCAGAGATTGAAGAGGAGGCACACTACAAAAAGCAGTGGGGAGAAGCCGAGCCAGACAGTTGGTTGAGTAAAGCTCAGGTATTGTTGAATGTAATCATGCAATATACAAAACCGGAGTCCATCCTGGATTTCGGGTCTGGATGTGGCAGCCTGGCTAAAGCGCTCAACGAGATGGGTGTTTCAACCACCCCCCTCGAACCCATGGTTCATGGTTACCTGAAAGATCAAAATTATTCACGGAAATTCGATGCCGTGATTGGGGTGGAGGTGATAGAGCACCTTCCCGACCCCTGGGTTGAACTAAAAGAACTGGAGAAGATTCTTGCTCCCGGGGGAGTCATGGTTTTTTCCACGTTGCTGACCAACTCATTTATTGAACATCCTCAAGCCCCCGAACATTTCAAACAATGGTGGTATAAAGATGATCCCACGCATGTCGGGTTTTATTGCAACCGGGCATTAGATAAACTATCGATTTTAGGTAAATACGACATTGATGTGTTTGCAGACCAGTTATTTGCTATTAGAAAAACTGAAATTTCATCCTCCTGA